In a genomic window of Spirosoma agri:
- a CDS encoding OmpA family protein: protein MNRIVLVLLIVGMACASLTVQAQSARLRAANKQFDNLSYVTAVRLYEEFLRADKKKEPAETREALTKLGYSYRKLQDTRNSERIYGDLVKEYTDLDSEIYLYYAQALAQNGKYRDSQKMYSQYGEKQSQDLRGRRYTVSYMDLSRFYQDSSSYRLHNLPINSRQADFSPMYYKGGLVFVSARDESGAVKRVFNWNQTPFLDMYFYPDTTQLRVPNTEVKKAVPATLGGGAETKAPTAEESADAVQPMTKADIFSRTLNTKYHEGPMSFTKDQNTIVFTRNNTSKGKSGKSSEGVKKLKLYSSVNRDDKWVDIKELPFNSNEYSVGHPAFAPDDSKLYFVSDMPGGYGGTDLYVVEYANGQWGTPVNLGKEINTEGNEMFPFADASGNLYFSSDGHEGLGGLDVFFAELKEGIAYKGVQNAGAPINSEKDDFGFITDKSRTMGYFSSNRKKGVSDDDIYAFHRMCKQLNVFVYDAKTGTPIENADVRILRNGSNQEMRVTNLDGRAELCADANTEYEFRAVKEGFALNSVRFSTLTQSPKPVLSVSIYLERTENTLVRGVVKTEVNQQPATGVKVTLRNEKDKSEQTVTTGPDGGYEFNMKPGAPYTITAQKDKYATKKTQFAKGKKKGKFLPDSLGLYGVGDVFQLKNIYYDLNKFFIRADAAKELDRVRALLIEYPKMQIEIRSHTDSRAPDLYNIRLSENRARAAMDYLVSRGIDAKRLVARGYGEAEVLNGCVDGVNCNEEEHQQNRRTEFKILAVQ from the coding sequence ATGAACCGGATTGTACTGGTTTTGCTCATCGTAGGAATGGCTTGCGCAAGCCTTACTGTCCAGGCGCAAAGCGCACGACTGCGAGCGGCTAATAAACAGTTTGACAACCTTAGCTACGTCACCGCAGTGCGTTTGTACGAAGAGTTTTTGCGGGCTGATAAAAAAAAGGAACCCGCCGAAACGCGGGAAGCACTCACCAAACTTGGCTACAGCTATCGCAAATTACAGGATACCCGGAATTCCGAACGGATTTATGGCGATTTAGTGAAGGAATACACGGACCTCGACAGTGAAATTTATCTGTATTATGCACAGGCACTGGCGCAGAACGGCAAATACCGGGATTCGCAGAAAATGTATAGCCAGTATGGAGAAAAGCAATCGCAGGATCTTCGCGGACGCCGATACACGGTTTCCTACATGGACTTAAGCCGGTTCTACCAGGATTCGTCGTCGTACCGACTTCACAACCTGCCCATCAACTCCCGGCAGGCTGATTTTAGCCCGATGTATTACAAAGGCGGGCTTGTATTCGTGTCGGCCCGCGATGAGTCGGGAGCGGTAAAGCGGGTGTTCAACTGGAACCAGACGCCCTTTCTGGATATGTACTTCTACCCCGACACGACGCAGTTACGGGTGCCGAATACCGAGGTAAAAAAGGCCGTTCCAGCCACGTTAGGGGGCGGTGCTGAAACGAAAGCACCAACCGCCGAAGAATCAGCCGATGCCGTACAGCCGATGACGAAAGCGGATATTTTTAGCCGGACGCTGAACACCAAGTACCACGAAGGACCGATGTCGTTCACCAAGGATCAGAACACCATCGTTTTCACCCGGAATAATACGAGTAAAGGCAAGTCGGGGAAAAGCTCGGAGGGCGTAAAAAAGCTGAAACTTTATTCGTCCGTCAACCGGGATGATAAGTGGGTTGACATCAAGGAACTTCCTTTCAATAGCAACGAATATTCGGTTGGGCACCCCGCTTTTGCTCCCGACGATTCTAAACTGTATTTCGTGTCGGATATGCCCGGCGGGTATGGAGGGACTGATCTCTATGTGGTCGAATACGCCAATGGCCAGTGGGGAACGCCGGTCAATTTAGGCAAGGAAATCAACACGGAAGGAAATGAGATGTTCCCGTTTGCGGACGCGAGTGGAAATCTGTATTTCTCATCGGATGGGCACGAAGGTCTTGGCGGGCTGGATGTTTTTTTTGCGGAGCTTAAAGAAGGAATCGCTTACAAAGGCGTTCAGAATGCGGGTGCTCCGATCAATTCGGAGAAAGACGACTTCGGGTTCATCACGGACAAGTCCCGGACAATGGGTTACTTCAGCAGCAACCGTAAGAAAGGCGTTAGCGATGACGATATTTATGCCTTTCATCGGATGTGCAAACAGCTGAACGTCTTCGTGTACGATGCCAAAACGGGTACGCCGATCGAAAATGCGGATGTTCGTATTCTGCGCAACGGGTCAAACCAGGAAATGCGCGTAACCAATCTCGACGGTCGGGCCGAATTGTGTGCGGATGCCAATACCGAATACGAGTTCAGAGCCGTGAAAGAAGGATTTGCCCTAAACAGTGTTCGCTTCTCGACGCTGACCCAATCGCCAAAACCTGTACTGAGTGTTTCGATTTACCTTGAGCGGACCGAAAATACGCTGGTGCGGGGCGTCGTGAAAACAGAGGTGAATCAGCAACCCGCCACGGGCGTGAAAGTGACCCTGCGTAATGAAAAGGACAAGTCGGAACAGACGGTAACGACAGGGCCTGACGGGGGCTACGAGTTTAACATGAAGCCGGGTGCCCCGTATACGATCACGGCGCAGAAAGACAAGTACGCGACTAAGAAAACGCAATTTGCGAAGGGTAAGAAAAAAGGGAAATTCTTGCCCGATTCGCTGGGGCTGTATGGTGTAGGCGATGTGTTCCAGTTGAAAAACATCTACTACGACTTGAACAAGTTTTTTATTCGGGCCGATGCGGCTAAAGAGCTCGATCGCGTACGGGCGCTGCTGATCGAGTATCCGAAGATGCAGATCGAAATTCGCTCGCACACCGATTCACGGGCTCCTGATCTGTACAACATCCGACTGTCGGAAAACAGGGCTCGTGCCGCAATGGATTACCTGGTGTCAAGGGGTATCGATGCCAAACGTCTGGTAGCGCGTGGGTATGGTGAGGCTGAAGTGCTTAATGGGTGCGTCGATGGCGTAAATTGTAATGAAGAAGAGCACCAGCAAAATCGTCGAACGGAGTTTAAGATTCTGGCCGTGCAGTAA
- a CDS encoding SDR family NAD(P)-dependent oxidoreductase: MRFTDKVCIVTGATSGIGRATAERMGEEGGKVLVVGRDEERGQEVVDFIKSKGGDAQFAEVNLSDAKAIEAAVEQALAAWGKIDVLVNDAAMMTFTPIVDLSIDDWDEVQAVNLRSVFIFCKFCIPHMNGGAIVNVSSVHAHQTTANVIPYATSKGGMEAFTRGVSLEYDIAKVRINCVAPGAVDTPMLWDNPNVKSGKEKVEGVIGKPADVASAICYLASDEARFINGTTLVADGGRLNIL; the protein is encoded by the coding sequence ATGAGATTTACGGATAAAGTATGTATCGTTACTGGCGCGACGTCAGGCATTGGCCGGGCAACGGCCGAACGAATGGGTGAAGAAGGGGGCAAGGTCCTGGTTGTTGGACGCGACGAAGAGCGCGGTCAGGAAGTTGTCGATTTTATCAAAAGCAAAGGTGGTGATGCGCAATTTGCCGAAGTAAATCTGTCCGATGCCAAGGCTATTGAAGCCGCCGTTGAGCAGGCGTTGGCAGCCTGGGGCAAAATTGATGTATTGGTCAACGATGCGGCTATGATGACGTTCACACCCATTGTTGACCTGTCAATAGACGATTGGGATGAAGTGCAGGCAGTTAACCTACGCTCTGTTTTTATATTCTGCAAATTCTGTATCCCCCACATGAATGGCGGTGCCATCGTCAACGTCAGCTCGGTCCATGCGCATCAGACAACGGCCAATGTCATACCCTACGCAACCAGCAAGGGGGGGATGGAAGCGTTCACAAGGGGTGTATCGCTGGAATACGACATTGCAAAAGTTCGTATTAATTGTGTGGCGCCGGGGGCTGTCGATACTCCAATGCTTTGGGATAACCCTAACGTAAAGAGCGGTAAGGAAAAAGTTGAGGGCGTTATCGGTAAACCCGCCGATGTTGCTTCTGCTATCTGTTATTTAGCCTCCGACGAAGCCAGGTTCATCAATGGAACGACACTCGTAGCTGATGGTGGCCGGTTGAACATATTGTAG
- a CDS encoding DinB family protein, whose product MTPPIESREVWLRGPLSDMPPLLQPVAHALLQAREEVNELLRDFPDELLWERPANVASVSFHLQHLTGVLDRLFTYAREESLSPGQLTSLSLEGKPNEQLLTVDKLVTRFNQQVEMALSQLRVTDEQSLTDVRGVGRAQIPSTVLGLFVHSAEHTMRHVGQLSVTVRILFTQ is encoded by the coding sequence ATGACACCCCCAATCGAATCGCGTGAGGTCTGGTTACGAGGCCCCTTATCCGATATGCCTCCCCTCCTCCAACCCGTTGCTCATGCTTTGTTGCAAGCTCGTGAAGAAGTGAATGAACTGCTGCGCGACTTTCCAGATGAGCTTCTTTGGGAACGGCCGGCCAACGTTGCTTCGGTAAGTTTCCATTTGCAACACCTCACGGGCGTACTGGATCGTCTGTTCACCTACGCGCGCGAAGAATCGCTGTCGCCCGGACAGCTAACTTCGCTTTCGCTGGAAGGTAAACCGAATGAGCAGTTGTTGACGGTTGATAAGCTCGTCACTCGTTTTAATCAGCAGGTAGAAATGGCGCTTAGCCAATTGCGTGTTACCGATGAGCAGTCGTTGACGGACGTGAGGGGCGTCGGACGAGCGCAGATACCATCGACGGTACTTGGTCTGTTCGTTCATTCGGCGGAGCATACGATGCGCCACGTTGGCCAGCTATCAGTAACGGTCCGGATTTTGTTCACTCAATAA
- a CDS encoding glucose 1-dehydrogenase, with amino-acid sequence METPSVLGSEKALFDLSGKVAIITGASKGIGEDIARLYARFGATVIVSSRKQATLDELANDIRAQGGEATGIAAHVGDMDQLKQLVDKTIETYGGIDILVNNAASNPVFGPALDCDGFAFDKIMQANVKAPFELSRLCYPSMKARGGGSIVMVSSIAGHTPDPGLGIYSVSKASLNMLTKVLAKEWGPDGIRVNAICPGLIKTKFSQALWQNEQILDHFTKRLPIARMGTTDEISPLALFLASNASSYSTGSLFYADGGTVI; translated from the coding sequence ATGGAAACACCATCCGTTTTAGGTAGTGAGAAAGCGCTGTTCGACCTGTCTGGCAAGGTCGCCATTATAACGGGGGCCAGCAAAGGTATCGGTGAAGATATTGCCCGTTTATACGCTCGATTTGGGGCCACCGTCATTGTGAGCAGCCGCAAACAGGCCACGCTGGACGAACTCGCCAACGACATAAGGGCACAGGGCGGTGAAGCTACTGGCATAGCGGCTCACGTTGGTGATATGGACCAGCTGAAGCAATTGGTTGACAAGACGATCGAGACGTACGGCGGCATCGATATTCTGGTCAACAATGCAGCGTCCAATCCAGTCTTTGGCCCGGCGCTGGACTGCGACGGTTTCGCGTTCGACAAGATTATGCAGGCCAATGTAAAAGCGCCCTTCGAGTTAAGCAGGCTCTGTTATCCAAGTATGAAAGCACGCGGGGGCGGCAGTATCGTCATGGTAAGCAGTATTGCGGGTCATACGCCCGACCCCGGCCTGGGGATTTATAGCGTCAGCAAGGCATCGCTGAACATGCTGACCAAAGTGCTGGCTAAAGAATGGGGACCCGATGGCATTCGCGTGAACGCGATCTGTCCAGGGTTGATCAAAACGAAATTCAGTCAGGCGCTCTGGCAGAATGAGCAAATACTGGATCATTTCACAAAGCGACTTCCCATTGCCCGTATGGGCACAACCGACGAAATCAGTCCACTGGCCCTTTTTCTGGCGTCGAACGCATCATCTTACAGCACCGGTAGTCTGTTTTACGCTGACGGCGGAACCGTTATTTAA